One window of the Rosa rugosa chromosome 3, drRosRugo1.1, whole genome shotgun sequence genome contains the following:
- the LOC133737965 gene encoding gibberellin 20 oxidase 2-like: MALTWSSALRITLLLLLLAAIATVCFTLPVEKVSSFSSGFLIYDFLVPFFFFFLSLSLSLSTSMASILLSSPSKLHAQQTNRGPIDSSFLQRQTRVPSGFIWPEADLVAAHEELDEPLIDLKGFFKGDGVAIENVAKLIRASCLSHGFFQVTNHGVDTSLIKLADDHLDQFFHLPVSEKLRVKRVPGSPWGYSGSHADRFSTKLPWKETLSFGFHDNGSEKVVADFFKSRLGDSFEETGKVYQKYCEAMKSLALSIMELLAITLGVKRLHYREFFEDAHSIMRCNYYPTCQEPSLSLGTGPHCDPTSLTILHQDQVGGLEVFVNNKWQSVRPIQGALVINIGDTFTALSNGLYKSCLHRASVNAVKERRSLAFFLCPKDDKVVKPPEELVTEVGTRKYPDFTWAKLLGFTQNHYRADESTLQQFSKFTQSESKSVN, translated from the exons ATGGCTCTCACATGGAGCTCCGCGCTAAGGATCAcactccttctcctcctcctcgccGCTATTGCCACCGTCTGTTTCACTCTCCCTGTTGAAAAGGTTTCATCTTTCTCTTCTGGGTTCCTCATATATGATTTCCTTGTgcctt tcttcttcttctttctctctctctctctctcactgtcTACCAGTATGGCCTCTATCCTTCTGTCATCACCATCAAAGCTCCATGCTCAACAAACCAACCGTGGCCCTATTGACTCTTCCTTTTTGCAGCGGCAAACCCGTGTTCCCAGTGGTTTCATTTGGCCAGAAGCCGACTTAGTGGCGGCTCACGAAGAGCTCGATGAACCACTGATTGATCTCAAGGGCTTCTTCAAGGGTGACGGTGTGGCAATCGAGAATGTTGCCAAGCTAATTAGGGCTTCTTGCTTAAGCCATGGCTTTTTCCAAGTCACTAACCACGGTGTGGACACCAGCCTCATCAAACTCGCTGACGACCATTTGGATCAGTTCTTTCACCTCCCCGTTAGCGAGAAGTTGAGGGTCAAGAGAGTCCCCGGTAGCCCTTGGGGTTATTCCGGCTCCCATGCTGACCGATTCTCCACCAAACTTCCCTGGAAGGAGACATTGTCTTTCGGCTTCCATGACAATGGCTCGGAGAAAGTTGTGGCGGATTTCTTTAAGTCCAGATTAGGGGATAGTTTTGAAGAGACTGG gAAGGTGTATCAAAAATACTGTGAAGCAATGAAGAGTTTGGCTCTTTCAATAATGGAGTTACTGGCAATCACCTTAGGAGTGAAGCGGTTGCACTACAGGGAATTCTTTGAGGATGCTCACTCTATCATGAGGTGCAACTACTATCCGACTTGCCAAGAGCCAAGCCTTTCTCTTGGGACTGGTCCTCATTGTGATCCAACATCCCTAACCATTCTTCACCAAGACCAAGTTGGGGGGCTTGAAGTGTTTGTCAACAACAAATGGCAATCTGTGAGACCTATTCAAGGTGCTCTGGTCATCAACATTGGTGACACCTTCACG GCACTATCGAATGGATTGTACAAGAGCTGCCTGCATCGGGCGAGTGTGAACGCAGTAAAGGAGAGGAGATCTTTGGCATTCTTTTTGTGCCCCAAGGATGACAAGGTGGTGAAACCTCCAGAGGAACTTGTTACTGAAGTAGGGACAAGGAAATACCCGGATTTCACTTGGGCCAAGCTACTCGGATTCACTCAGAACCACTACAGGGCTGATGAGTCTACCCTCCAGCAATTCTCCAAGTTTACCCAGTCCGAATccaaatcagttaattaa
- the LOC133739013 gene encoding A-agglutinin anchorage subunit, whose protein sequence is MSEKKKSKSKSHTHTPLSLCFSLENRTCTISTGHPYMLPHQFPTRRPKSKPSKNMGSCISKCSPKNHFQVEEDDQFCNHVQDKLVISTQPPKPTTPIPSHHSNKISPFPSSPSNSTSSASSFSYCPTTTTSSTTNSNSTINSSSSTLSSSASSVSSSSKIDRSFSNEFLWSCYKENQHISRIASIKEAQKPVAAATLKKQQQPSPINRGNGCTKTTPQKRVRTSTSPTLKRQKSFRKEPEKPVISAYSRSLRSPSPSRRFNVSEKNRGTVMANPPKKGSNLRPASPNNNPSGLMARPCLKSPARETQTRIHRISSKIDEVAVREALAHDHYMESVPEDIDNPLISLDCFIFL, encoded by the coding sequence ATgtctgaaaagaaaaagagcaaaagcaaaagccacacacacacaccccttTCCCTCTGTTTTTCACTTGAAAATAGGACTTGCACTATATCAACAGGTCACCCATATATGTTACCACATCAATTTCCTACAAGACggccaaaatcaaaacccagcAAAAATATGGGTTCTTGCATAAGCAAATGCAGTCCCAAAAACCACTTCCAAGTCGAAGAAGATGATCAATTCTGCAATCATGTCCAAGACAAACTGGTAATCTCGACCCAACCTCCTAAACCTACCACTCCAATTCCTTCTCACCATTCAAACAAAATCTCACCCTTTCCTTCTTCCCCTTCAAATTCCACTTCCTCAGCTTCTTCCTTCAGTTATTGCCCCACCACCACTACTAGTAGTACTACTAATTCTAACTCCACCATCAACTCATCGAGCTCAACCTTGTCAAGCAGCGCTTCTTCAGTTTCGAGCAGTTCAAAGATCGACAGATCATTTTCGAACGAGTTCTTGTGGTCTTGCTACAAAGAAAACCAGCATATATCTCGCATTGCTTCAATCAAGGAAGCACAAAAACCAGTTGCAGCGGCAACGTTGAAAAAACAGCAGCAGCCGAGCCCAATAAACAGAGGAAATGGGTGTACTAAAACGACACCGCAGAAGAGAGTCCGGACAAGTACTTCACCAACTCTGAAGCGACAGAAGAGCTTCCGTAAAGAGCCCGAGAAGCCCGTGATCTCTGCATATTCTAGAAGCTTGAGGTCACCGTCTCCGAGTAGAAGGTTCAATGTTTCAGAGAAGAACAGGGGAACAGTAATGGCCAACCCGCCAAAAAAGGGCTCAAATCTTAGGCCGGCTAGTCCGAACAACAACCCAAGTGGGTTAATGGCTCGGCCTTGTTTGAAGAGTCCTGCGAGAGAGACACAGACAAGGATTCACAGGATCAGTTCCAAAATCGATGAAGTTGCTGTTAGAGAAGCTCTGGCTCATGACCATTACATGGAGTCTGTTCCTGAGGACATTGATAACCCTCTAATCTCTTtggattgttttattttcttgtag
- the LOC133735246 gene encoding uncharacterized protein LOC133735246, with amino-acid sequence MSRPYAEQPPPPPPPPPQAFVLQGSDASTYSPHGSIGAVVGVLVMVVILAVVAVVIGRLCSGKTIMGYGHFDMESWAETKCSSCIDGRISVSLPRPNVSTATSPAQQSEQYDAQTSAPTAND; translated from the coding sequence ATGTCTAGGCCATATGCTGAgcaacctccaccaccaccaccaccaccaccacaagcCTTTGTGCTACAGGGCAGCGACGCCAGCACTTACTCCCCCCACGGCTCGATTGGTGCAGTGGTTGGTGTGCTTGTAATGGTCGTAATCCTCGCCGTAGTTGCTGTCGTAATCGGACGGCTCTGCTCCGGCAAGACTATCATGGGCTACGGCCATTTCGATATGGAGAGCTGGGCCGAGACCAAATGCTCATCTTGCATTGATGGAAGGATCAGTGTTTCACTTCCCAGGCCCAATGTGTCAACAGCAACATCACCAGCCCAACAATCTGAGCAATATGATGCTCAAACATCAGCACCTACTGCAAATGATTAa